The segment TGCGATCCGCCGCGCGAGCCGTCCCCCGGATGATAAGTTGTGGGCGCGCGAGAACGTCGCGCCGATCATGTCGCTGCGGGGCGCGTAATGGACCTTCCGATTGCCGAAAATGGTGCTGGCGCTAGCCTGGGCGGGTTCGATCCCGCACTTGCCGGGCCCGGCGTCGCCGTGACGGCGGCGGTCGGTTTTGTCCATCTCCATGTCCATAGCTCGTTTTCCTTGCGTGAGGGCGCGCTTTCGATCGGCAGGCTGGTGAAGCTGGCGATGGCCGACGCGATGCCGGCGCTGGCGATCACCGACAGCAACAATCTTTTCGGCGCGCTGGAATTTTCCGAAAAGCTCGCCAAGGAAGGCATCCAGCCGATCATCGGCGCGGCACTCACGCTCGATTTTGGCGATGGCGGACAGCTTGCGCCGCGCGGGGCTGAGACGGAGGCCGGCCGGGCCACGGTCGTTCTTCTGGCGAAGGACGATGAGGGCTATCGCAACCTCATGCATCTGGCCTCCTGCGCCTGGCTCGACCCGGAGCCCGGAGACCCGCCGCATCTGCATCTTGCCCGGCTCGCGGCGCGGAGCAGCGGCCTCATTGCGCTTACCGGCGGCCCGAAGGGTCCGCTCGACCGTTGTTTTGCGCTGGCGCGGCCGGAGGTTGCGGCGCGGCGGCTCGAATTCCTGCAAGGCTGTTTTGGCGGCACTCTCTATGTCGAGCTGCAGCGGCACGGTCTGACGCAAGAGCGGGACGTCGAGCCGCATCTGATCGATCTCGCTTACCGCCATTCGCTGCCGCTGATCGCCAGCAACGAGCCCTTCTTCGCCAGCGCTGAAGATTATGAAGCGCATGATGCTTTGCTGTGTATCGCCGACGGAACTGTCGTTGGCGATCAGACACGCCGGCAGCTCACCCCCGAACATCGTTTCAAGACGCGGGCAGAGATGCGCGAGATTTTCGCCGATCTGCCAGAGGCCCTGGCCAATAGCGTCGAAGCGGCCTTGCGTTGCGCCTATCGCCCGTTGACCCGCAAACCGATCCTGCCGCGCTTTTCCCGCGCCACGGGGGATGATGAGGCGGCCGAGGCGGCCGAACTCGTGCGTCAGGCGGAGGCGGGGCTTGCCGCCCGGCTTGCCAAGCGCGGTTTGGCGCCGGGCCTCGCCGAAGCGGACTATAGCGCGCGGCTCGCCTTCGAGCTCGACGTTATCGTCAAGATGAAATTCCCCGGTTATTTCCTCATCGTCGCGGATTTTATCAAATACGCCAAACGCAACGGCATTCCGGTCGGGCCGGGACGCGGTTCCGGCGCGGGTTCGCTCGTGGCTTATGCGTTGACGATCACCGATCTCGATCCGCTACGGTTCGGCCTTCTGTTCGAGCGCTTCCTCAATCCCGAGCGCGTATCGATGCCGGACTTCGACATCGACTTCTGTCAGGACCGTCGCGACGAGGTTATTCGTTATGTGCGCGAGCGTTACGGCGCGGATCGCGTCGCGCAGATCATCACCTTCGGCTCTTTTCTCGCGCGCGGCGTCATGCGCAACGTGGGCCGCGTCCTCGAAATGCCGCTCGGCCAGGTCGACAAGCTCGCCAAGCTGGTGCCGCAAAATCCGGCAGCGCCGGTCTCGCTGAAACAGGCGATCGAATCCGAGCCGCGGCTGCGCGAGGCGGCGGAGGCCGAGCCGCGCGTCGCGCGCATGTTGAAAATCGCCGAGACGCTCGAAGGGCTTTATTCCAATGCCTCGACCCATGCGGCGGGTATCGTCATCGGCGACCGGCCGCTCGAAGAGCTTGTGCCGCTCTATCGCGATCCGAAGTCGGATATGCCGGCGACCCAGTTCAACATGAAATGGGTCGAGCCCGCGGGGCTCGTCAAATTCGACTTCCTCGGCCTGAAGACGCTGACGGTGCTCGACAAGACGGTGCGGCTCCTGGCGCAGCGCGGCATTGTCGTCGATCTCGCCGAAATTCCGCTCGACGACCGCAAGACCTACGAGATGATGGGGCGCGGCGAGGTGGTCGGCGTGTTCCAGGTGGAAAGCGCGGGCATGCGCAAGGCGCTTGTCGATATGCGCGCCGACCGTTTCGAGGATTTGATCGCGCTTGTCGCGCTCTACCGGCCCGGGCCGATGGCGAATATTCCGGTCTATTGCGCCCGCAAGCTGGGTGACGAACCGGTGGAATATCTGCACCCCGGGCTTGAGCCGATCCTGAAGGAAACATTCGGCGTTATCACCTATCAGGAGCAGGTGCAGCAGATCGCCCGCGACCTCGCCGGCTATAGCCTCGGGCAGGCCGACATTCTGCGCCGTGCGATGGGTAAGAAGATCAAGGCCGAGATGGATGCGCAGCGCGGCCGCTTCGTCTCCGGGGCGGTTGAGCGCGGTCTTTCAAAGGCGGAAGCGGACAAGATCTTCGATGCCTGCGCGAAATTCGCCGAATATGGATTCAACAAATCGCATTCGGCGCCTTATGCGCTGTTGACCTATCAGACCGCCTATTTGAAGGCCAATTATCCCGTCGAATTCCTCGCCGCGTCGATGACGCTCGACAAAGGCGCCACCGATAAATTATCGGAATTCGCCAACGAGGCGCGCCGCCTCGGAGTCAAGATCGAGCCGCCGTCGGTCAACCGCTCCGGCGCCGATTTCGAAGTCGCCGCCAATGCCGATGGCGACTTGTCCGTCGTTTATGCGCTCTCGGCGATCAAGGGTGTCGGCGAAGGCCAGTCCGCTGCGCTGGTCGCGGCGCGGGGCGGGCGCCCGTTTGCCGATCTTGGCGATTTCGCCGAGCGGATTTCGGCCCGCGATGTCAACAAGCGCATGCTGGAATGTCTCGCCGCGGCGGGCGCCTTCGACGCGCTCGAGGCCGATCGGGCGCGCGCCGCCGGCGCGATCGAGGCGATCCTGGCTTTGGCGCATCGGCGCGAGGACGAGCGTTGCGCCGGCCAATCCGGGCTTTTTGATGCCGAGCGCGTCAACCCGCTCGCCGGCGTCAAGGTTGAGAGCTGGTCGTTGGCGGAGCGGCTGCAGCACGAGTTCGAATCCGTCGGCTTCTTCCTCTCCGGCCATCCGCTCGATGCTTACGGCGCCGTGCTTCAACGGCTGCGCGTGCGGCGCTGGAGCGATTTTGCCCGGGCGGTGAAGCAGGGGGCTTCCGCCGATCGTCTCGCCGCCGTCGTTCTCGACCGGCAGGAGCGGCGCACCCGTTCCGGCAGCAAGATGGGCATCGTGCAATTGTCGGATCAATCCGGCCAATATGAAGCTATCCTGTTTCAGGAAGGGCTCAATCAATACCGCGAGTTTTTGGAGAAAGGTGCGGCGGTTCTCGTCGCGTTGCAGGCAAGTGTCGAAGGCGAGGATGTGCGCGCGCGCATCATCTCCGTTGAGCCGCTCGATCAGGCGGCGAGCCGCCGGCAAAAGGGGCTGCGTGTCTTCCTCCGTGATCCCGCGCCGCTGCCCTCGATCGTCCGCGGCCTCGCCGGGCGGGGCGATGGCGAGGTTTCGCTCGTCCTGATGACGGGCGGCGGCGAAGTCGAGGTGAAATTGCCTGGCAGATATCCCGCCAACGCCAATGTCGCCTCGTCGCTGAAGACGATTCCGGGCATCCTCAACGTCGAATATGTGTGAGCCTGCGATTGTCGCCGCGCCGGTTGCCGCGACATCATCGTCCGGCTAGTTTGGCGCCGTTTTTGGGGGCGCGGCCGTGCTGAATTCTTTGTTGGCGCTTGTCTTCGGATATTTGTGCGGGTCAATTCCCTTTGGCCTCGTGTTGACGCGTTTTGCCGGCACGGCCGATCTGCGCAGCATCGGCTCCGGCAATATCGGCGCGACCAATGTGTTGCGTACGGGTCGCAAGGATCTCGCGGCGGCGACGCTGCTCCTTGACGCGCTCAAGGGCCTCGCGGCGGTACTGATCGTCGCAGCGCTCGCGCCCGGCGTGCCGCCGCTCTTCGCTGCGGCGGGGGCCTTTCTCGGCCACGTTTTTCCGGTCTGGCTTGGCTTTCGCGGCGGCAAGGGGGTCGCGGTTTTTCTCGGCTGTCTCTTCGGGCTCGATTGGCACGTGGCGCTGGTCTTTGTCGTTGTCTGGCTCGCGGTGGCGGCGGTGACACGCTATTCCTCGGCCGCTGCGCTGGTCGCGAGCGCGGCGACGCCGCTCGCGCTGGTCGTTGACGGGCGTCGCGACATTGCCATTCTCTATGGCCTGCTGACCGCGCTGGTGTGGTGGCTGCATCGCGCCAATATCGCGCGGCTGCTTGCCGGGACGGAATCGAAGATCGGCGCGAAGGCGGCGGCGGAAGAGGCATGAGCGGCGGCGCGGCGGGGAGTGTCAAACTTTCTGACGCGCAGCGTTTCGATTGGCTGCGGCTCTGGCGGAGCGAGAACATCGGCCCGCGCACTTTTCATGCGCTCGTCCATCGCTATGGCGGCGCGCGCGGGGCGCTGGAGGCGCTACCCCGGCTGATGCCGCGTGGCCGCGCGGTGAAGATTGCAAAAGTCGAGGATATCGCGCGCGAATTTGACGCCGCCGCCCGCTATGGCACGACCTTCGCGGCTTTCGGCGAAGCCGATTATCCTGCACGCCTCTTCAGGATCGACGCGGCGCCGCCCCTCGTCGCCCTGCGCGGCCATCTGCCGGCGTTTCAGCGTCCGGCGGTCGCGGTCGTCGGTTCGCGCAATGCCTCGGCGGCGGGGCTCGCCTTCACCGAGCGACTGGTGCGCGGGCTGGCCGAGGCTGGCTTTGTCATCGTCTCTGGTCTCGCCCGCGGCATCGATCAGCGCGCGCACAGGACGAGTTGCGCGAACGGCTCGATCGCGGTTCTGGCCGGCGGCCTCGATAAAATCTATCCGGCCGAACACGCGCCGCTGCTTGAATCGCTGCTGGAGCATGGCGCGGCGATCAGCGAAATGCCGTTCGGCTGGGAGGCGCGCGGCCGCGATTTCCCGCGCCGCAACCGCATCATTTCGGGGCTTGCGGATGGAGTCGTGATTGTCGAGGCGGCGCACCGCTCCGGTTCGCTCATCACCGCGCGATTCGCCAGCGAGCAGGGGCGCGAGGTCTTCGCCGTTCCGGGGTCGCCGCTCGATCCGCGCGCCGAAGGCACAAATCAATTGATTCGCGACGGAGCAACGCTCTGCACATCGGTCGTGGACGTGATTGAGGGGCTGGCGCGGCAAATTGTTGAGGTGCCAACCCCTGGTTTGTCAGAAGGCGTGAGCGGCGGACCGTTCGACGCGCTTTTATGGGATGAACTTGATCTGCTGGAGGGTGTGGCCATGCCGCGCGCTCAGGGCGAGGGCGCCCAGTCGCTTGATTCGCCGCCGGAAGGCGACGCGACTGATACAGCCGGCGGACAGTCGCCACAGGCGCGACTCGTTACTTTGCTCGGCCCATCGCCGGTCTCGGTCGACGAACTCGCGCGCAGCGCAAATCTATCGACGGGCGAAACACGTGCGATTCTTCTTGAACTGGAATTGTCAGGAAAACTCGTCCGCAGCGGCGGCGATCTGGTCAGTCTGACGGGCTCAGTTTGACGGTTCGTTGAGCTTGGGCACATGCGATTCGGCTTCGAGCCGCGCCAGGTTCAGGAGATAGGACAAGGTCTCGAGGTCCGCGCCGCCGGCGAGGGTCGCAAGCTCCGCGGACATGTTAGCAATGTAGTCAGCGACGCCCGCAACGGTTTCGGGTGAATGCTGGCCGGAAACTGAAGAACCCTCTGTTTTCTTTTGACGCACTTTCGGCACGGGTCTGCGCAACCGCGAAGGCCTGTCGCTACACATATTGGCTCCGGGAAGCTGAGTAAGCTCTGTATACACGCATTAGTTGTACATAATGACTAAGCGTGTCAACGTCCTTATTTTACATAAGGATAAATACTTAGGGACTGTTCGGGCAAATAAGTACTTGCCGGGCAAAGAGCCCGGCAAGGGAAAATATATTTCTTTATGCGATAGCGGTTTTAGCAGCTACCAGAGCCGACTTTCCCGCTAGGGTTGCTGTCGGCGCCCCCGGATGCAGTCGAAGTGTGGCCGCTACCGCCGGTGCGATCGCTCGTGCCGCTCGCCTGGTCGGAGCAGGGCTTTGCCTGTCCCTGTTCAGTCATGTTCGAGCCGACCGGCTGTTGCGGTGAGGTGGAAGGCTTGGAATGCGCGTCTGGATTGGTGCTCGGCATGCTGGTCTGCGCCAAACACAAGCCAGGCGATGCAAGCGAGAGAGCTGCTGCAAGCACAAGGAATTTCATAGCACATCTCCTTCTGTTGGATGCGCGGGACAATTGCCAGCAACAAAAGGAGTTCCGCCGAAATCATTGCCGCGTTGCGGCGATGATCTGTGATTTTTCAAAGCGTTGCGATGAGCTGCAAGCGCCGGCATTCAGGCGCGCCGGAAATGTGCACCGCTCAAAGCGCGAGGTTGGCGGCGAGGGTTTGCCCTGCGTGCAGGAATCGCTCGGGATCGACGGGCTCGCCATCGATTCGTACTTCATAATGCAGATGCGGGCCTGTGGCGCGGCCGGTATCGCCGATATGACCGACAACGCTGCCAGCCGCGACGCTTTCTCCCACCGTGACGTCGATGCTGGAGAGATGCGCATAGCGCGTCGCCAGACCGTTGCCGTTGTCGATCTCGACAAGATTGCCGTAGCCGCCCATGGAGCCTGCGAAGCTGACGCGCCCCGGCGCGGTGGCGCGAACCGAATCGCCATAGGCGCCATGCAGATCGACGCCCGTGTGCAAAGCCGGGCGGCCGAAGAAGGGATCGATGCGCGGGCCGAAGGGTGAAGTCACCTCAAGCTCGCCGGGCAGTGGTGCTTTCAACGGAATATGCGGCAGAACGGCTTCAAGATCTTGCGCCGTCGCAAGAGCGTTTTGCAGATGCGCTGCGGCGCCCGCAAAAGCGGAGCCGTCGGAGAGAACCGGCAGCGGCACGAAAGGTCCGCCCACGCCGCCCGCAGTATTGCCGTATGGCGCGTGATCGCCGACATGGAAGCGGCTGGCGGAGAGTCCGACAGCGGCGAGCGTATCGTGGACGCGGCGTTTCAGCCGGTCGGCCGGACGCTCAAGCGTCGCGAGGAGGGCGAGATCGGTCGCCTCCGTGCGCTGGTAGCGGGCAGCAAGATCATGCGCGAGGCTGTTGGGTGATTGCGTCGCATTCTCGTCGGCCGGGGCCGCGTCGCTGGTGCTGAAGGGCAAAGTTGCCGGATGGGCGCCATCCTGGAGCCTCAGGTCGAAGCCCGCCGGGTGCGGCTTGCCATCAAGCGGCGGGTCCGGCGCGGCAAAGCCGGCCGCCGTGGCGGGTGGCGCGGAGGAGGGCGAAATGGCCGCCGTCGGAGCAGGATCGACCGCACCAGGCGTGTCCGCGTCGGCGGGAAAGTGCATTTGCTTCGCTTCGGCGGCGAAAGTGGCCAGCAGAGCGGTGCGGCTCTCAACCTGATCCTGGCGCCGCGAGAAGTCGCGCAGGCGCTCGGCGAAATCGGCGGCGTCGCTTGCGGATCGCTGATTGATGTTCTCGACGTCGCGCTTCAGTGCCGCGATGCGGTCTTCATAGGCGTATTGCATGTCGGCCTGATGCTGCATCAGCCCCGCCAGCACGTCGTCGTGGAAAATCAGATAGCAGGTCGCTGCAAGATAAATCACCGCGGCAACCGGGATCAGCAGAAACACGACAAAGGCGGCAAAGCGCGGGATCGTCAATGTGCGGGCATGGGCGCGATAGGCAAATGTCAGAAGGAGACGGTGGTGAGGCTTATGGCCAGCTTGAGCGTGACGGGCGTGCATCACCAGACCCAACCAATTTCGAGGGAAAAACACTCCTGATAGGACTGTGTTAAGGTTAATATTCCTTAAAGATATCTGGTCTCAGGCGAGGGTCTGCGCCGCCGCGAGCACGGCCGCTGCGTGGTCCGGTACTTTCACCTTGCGCCAGACCTGGGCGATTTTTCCATCGGCCGCGATCAGAAAGGTTGTGCGCTCGACGCCCATGTATTTGCGCCCGTAGAGACTCTTCTCCGCCCAGACGCCGTAGGCTTCCAGCATGGCTCTCGATTCATCGGAGATCAGTTCAAGATCGAGTGCGTGCTTGGTCTTGAATTTGGCGTGGCTCGCGACCGAGTCC is part of the Methylovirgula ligni genome and harbors:
- the dnaE gene encoding DNA polymerase III subunit alpha — encoded protein: MDLPIAENGAGASLGGFDPALAGPGVAVTAAVGFVHLHVHSSFSLREGALSIGRLVKLAMADAMPALAITDSNNLFGALEFSEKLAKEGIQPIIGAALTLDFGDGGQLAPRGAETEAGRATVVLLAKDDEGYRNLMHLASCAWLDPEPGDPPHLHLARLAARSSGLIALTGGPKGPLDRCFALARPEVAARRLEFLQGCFGGTLYVELQRHGLTQERDVEPHLIDLAYRHSLPLIASNEPFFASAEDYEAHDALLCIADGTVVGDQTRRQLTPEHRFKTRAEMREIFADLPEALANSVEAALRCAYRPLTRKPILPRFSRATGDDEAAEAAELVRQAEAGLAARLAKRGLAPGLAEADYSARLAFELDVIVKMKFPGYFLIVADFIKYAKRNGIPVGPGRGSGAGSLVAYALTITDLDPLRFGLLFERFLNPERVSMPDFDIDFCQDRRDEVIRYVRERYGADRVAQIITFGSFLARGVMRNVGRVLEMPLGQVDKLAKLVPQNPAAPVSLKQAIESEPRLREAAEAEPRVARMLKIAETLEGLYSNASTHAAGIVIGDRPLEELVPLYRDPKSDMPATQFNMKWVEPAGLVKFDFLGLKTLTVLDKTVRLLAQRGIVVDLAEIPLDDRKTYEMMGRGEVVGVFQVESAGMRKALVDMRADRFEDLIALVALYRPGPMANIPVYCARKLGDEPVEYLHPGLEPILKETFGVITYQEQVQQIARDLAGYSLGQADILRRAMGKKIKAEMDAQRGRFVSGAVERGLSKAEADKIFDACAKFAEYGFNKSHSAPYALLTYQTAYLKANYPVEFLAASMTLDKGATDKLSEFANEARRLGVKIEPPSVNRSGADFEVAANADGDLSVVYALSAIKGVGEGQSAALVAARGGRPFADLGDFAERISARDVNKRMLECLAAAGAFDALEADRARAAGAIEAILALAHRREDERCAGQSGLFDAERVNPLAGVKVESWSLAERLQHEFESVGFFLSGHPLDAYGAVLQRLRVRRWSDFARAVKQGASADRLAAVVLDRQERRTRSGSKMGIVQLSDQSGQYEAILFQEGLNQYREFLEKGAAVLVALQASVEGEDVRARIISVEPLDQAASRRQKGLRVFLRDPAPLPSIVRGLAGRGDGEVSLVLMTGGGEVEVKLPGRYPANANVASSLKTIPGILNVEYV
- the plsY gene encoding glycerol-3-phosphate 1-O-acyltransferase PlsY; the encoded protein is MLNSLLALVFGYLCGSIPFGLVLTRFAGTADLRSIGSGNIGATNVLRTGRKDLAAATLLLDALKGLAAVLIVAALAPGVPPLFAAAGAFLGHVFPVWLGFRGGKGVAVFLGCLFGLDWHVALVFVVVWLAVAAVTRYSSAAALVASAATPLALVVDGRRDIAILYGLLTALVWWLHRANIARLLAGTESKIGAKAAAEEA
- the dprA gene encoding DNA-processing protein DprA codes for the protein MSGGAAGSVKLSDAQRFDWLRLWRSENIGPRTFHALVHRYGGARGALEALPRLMPRGRAVKIAKVEDIAREFDAAARYGTTFAAFGEADYPARLFRIDAAPPLVALRGHLPAFQRPAVAVVGSRNASAAGLAFTERLVRGLAEAGFVIVSGLARGIDQRAHRTSCANGSIAVLAGGLDKIYPAEHAPLLESLLEHGAAISEMPFGWEARGRDFPRRNRIISGLADGVVIVEAAHRSGSLITARFASEQGREVFAVPGSPLDPRAEGTNQLIRDGATLCTSVVDVIEGLARQIVEVPTPGLSEGVSGGPFDALLWDELDLLEGVAMPRAQGEGAQSLDSPPEGDATDTAGGQSPQARLVTLLGPSPVSVDELARSANLSTGETRAILLELELSGKLVRSGGDLVSLTGSV
- a CDS encoding peptidoglycan DD-metalloendopeptidase family protein — protein: MHARHAQAGHKPHHRLLLTFAYRAHARTLTIPRFAAFVVFLLIPVAAVIYLAATCYLIFHDDVLAGLMQHQADMQYAYEDRIAALKRDVENINQRSASDAADFAERLRDFSRRQDQVESRTALLATFAAEAKQMHFPADADTPGAVDPAPTAAISPSSAPPATAAGFAAPDPPLDGKPHPAGFDLRLQDGAHPATLPFSTSDAAPADENATQSPNSLAHDLAARYQRTEATDLALLATLERPADRLKRRVHDTLAAVGLSASRFHVGDHAPYGNTAGGVGGPFVPLPVLSDGSAFAGAAAHLQNALATAQDLEAVLPHIPLKAPLPGELEVTSPFGPRIDPFFGRPALHTGVDLHGAYGDSVRATAPGRVSFAGSMGGYGNLVEIDNGNGLATRYAHLSSIDVTVGESVAAGSVVGHIGDTGRATGPHLHYEVRIDGEPVDPERFLHAGQTLAANLAL
- the bcp gene encoding thioredoxin-dependent thiol peroxidase, whose protein sequence is MSGSPGPGDKAPDFKLPDDSGTVRTLKSFAGKKLVLYFYPKDNTTGCTREAIDFSGLKSGFAKAGATVVGVSPDSVASHAKFKTKHALDLELISDESRAMLEAYGVWAEKSLYGRKYMGVERTTFLIAADGKIAQVWRKVKVPDHAAAVLAAAQTLA